A single region of the Bacteroides luhongzhouii genome encodes:
- a CDS encoding DMT family transporter encodes MNWIILIIAGLFEVGFTFCLGKIKGATDTDFYLWGAGFVISVTLSMFLLAKAAQTLPIGTAYPVWTGIGAVGTVLVGILFFHEPATLGRLFFMTTLIISIVGLKLI; translated from the coding sequence ATGAATTGGATTATATTGATTATTGCCGGACTGTTTGAGGTTGGTTTTACTTTTTGTCTAGGCAAGATTAAAGGAGCAACGGACACTGACTTTTATTTGTGGGGGGCGGGATTTGTAATCTCTGTAACCTTGAGTATGTTCCTGCTGGCAAAGGCTGCGCAAACATTGCCTATCGGCACTGCATATCCTGTTTGGACAGGGATAGGAGCAGTGGGGACTGTATTGGTCGGTATCCTATTCTTTCACGAACCGGCAACTTTGGGTCGTTTGTTTTTTATGACGACTTTGATTATTTCAATTGTAGGGTTGAAGCTGATATAA
- a CDS encoding Crp/Fnr family transcriptional regulator codes for MDIHEIINRIYRMPEASVDKVVKRLSKVTYPKGHHILEAGKTETNIFFIEKGIARAYIPVDGKEVTFWIGKEGSTIVSLKSYVNNQQGYESMELMENSMLYLLKRKDLHELFKEDIHVANWGRKFAESEFLQTEERLISLLFTTASERYMKLIQNNPELLQRVPLECLASYLGITPVSLSRIRAKLKRVF; via the coding sequence ATGGATATACACGAGATTATAAACAGGATATATCGGATGCCGGAGGCTTCGGTGGATAAGGTGGTTAAGCGTCTGTCAAAGGTCACATACCCCAAAGGCCATCATATATTGGAGGCTGGTAAGACCGAAACGAATATCTTTTTCATCGAAAAAGGGATTGCCAGAGCTTATATTCCCGTAGACGGAAAAGAGGTAACGTTCTGGATTGGGAAAGAAGGGTCTACCATTGTCTCATTGAAAAGTTATGTAAATAATCAACAGGGATATGAGTCAATGGAACTAATGGAAAACTCGATGTTATATCTATTAAAGCGCAAAGATTTACACGAATTATTCAAGGAAGATATCCATGTTGCCAACTGGGGACGCAAGTTTGCCGAATCAGAGTTCCTGCAAACAGAGGAAAGACTTATTTCTCTCTTATTCACCACTGCATCCGAACGGTATATGAAACTGATACAAAATAATCCGGAACTATTACAAAGAGTACCACTGGAATGTCTTGCCTCTTATCTGGGAATAACTCCGGTAAGTTTAAGCCGGATAAGAGCGAAATTGAAACGGGTATTTTGA
- a CDS encoding TolC family protein — MKKNIHFNSLLLLLLVEAMTVHIFAQISVGHPQRNISFEEYLNRVGKNNLDYLAEKLNVSIADAEAIAAKVFPDPELGFEAGNETFSLGLSYSLELGKKREARIKLARSQAAFEKLMIEQGFQDLRAEAANLFLEAILQKELLGVQRSSYEYMLQLSRSDSLRYAAGEITENDARQSKLEAVTLLNTVYGQEAAYQSALVMLNKQMGVTADTLHIPFGNWEELNREFILSELIKVGLDNRIDLLAAQKSTEVTARAYKLTKAERRPDIGLSVSYERDWNGFLPPARSATAGISIPLSFSNMNKGAVKAAKFRIAQSEILEREMELQIQVEITQAWFCHEAEKKKVAQFRSGMLEDSRKVLDGMVYRYKRGETNILDVLVAQRTYNEVQQEYLETMKGYVASLVELEKSCGIWDIRF, encoded by the coding sequence ATGAAAAAGAATATACACTTTAATAGCTTGCTTCTTTTGCTGCTTGTGGAAGCGATGACTGTTCATATTTTTGCGCAGATTTCCGTCGGACACCCACAACGGAATATTTCTTTCGAAGAATATCTGAACAGGGTAGGAAAGAACAATCTGGATTATCTGGCAGAAAAGTTGAATGTGAGTATAGCTGATGCGGAAGCTATTGCCGCAAAGGTGTTTCCTGATCCGGAACTCGGATTTGAAGCTGGTAATGAAACTTTTTCGTTGGGACTTTCCTATTCATTGGAATTAGGAAAAAAACGAGAGGCGCGAATTAAATTGGCACGAAGTCAGGCAGCGTTTGAGAAGTTGATGATAGAACAGGGATTTCAGGATTTGCGAGCCGAGGCAGCCAATCTTTTTCTGGAAGCTATTTTGCAGAAAGAGCTACTTGGAGTGCAGCGAAGTTCTTATGAATATATGCTGCAATTGAGCCGATCGGATAGTTTGCGTTATGCGGCAGGAGAAATTACGGAGAATGATGCCCGTCAGTCGAAACTGGAAGCCGTTACTTTACTCAATACAGTTTACGGACAGGAAGCAGCATATCAGTCTGCATTGGTTATGCTTAACAAACAGATGGGCGTGACAGCGGATACTCTTCATATCCCGTTTGGTAATTGGGAGGAACTGAACCGTGAGTTTATACTGTCAGAACTAATCAAAGTTGGTTTAGACAATCGTATAGACTTACTTGCAGCTCAAAAAAGTACCGAAGTCACTGCCCGTGCGTACAAGTTGACGAAGGCAGAGCGTCGTCCGGACATTGGTCTGTCAGTCTCTTATGAAAGAGACTGGAACGGTTTTCTTCCTCCGGCGCGTTCTGCTACCGCAGGGATATCTATTCCGTTGTCCTTCTCAAATATGAATAAAGGAGCAGTCAAAGCAGCTAAATTCCGTATTGCTCAATCTGAAATATTGGAAAGAGAGATGGAATTACAAATACAGGTGGAGATTACTCAAGCATGGTTCTGCCATGAAGCGGAAAAAAAGAAGGTAGCCCAGTTTAGGTCGGGGATGCTCGAAGATTCACGAAAGGTGCTTGATGGGATGGTTTATAGATACAAACGTGGTGAAACCAATATTTTGGATGTATTAGTAGCTCAACGTACCTATAATGAAGTACAGCAGGAATATCTTGAAACCATGAAAGGATATGTAGCTTCTTTGGTGGAATTAGAGAAGTCTTGCGGTATTTGGGACATACGTTTTTAA
- a CDS encoding efflux RND transporter permease subunit, with the protein MKKDLMLSIIQKRWVMLCLFVMMCIFGYYSWMQLSIEAYPDIADVTSQVVTQVPGLAAEEVEQQITIPLERAINGLPGMHVMRSKSTFGLSMITIVFKDGTEDYWSRQRVQERLNEVELPYGAVPGLDPLTSPVGEVYRYIIESDQHSLRELTDLQNWVIIPRIKEVSGVADVTNFGGITTQFQVEIDPYKLEQYHLSLSQVIEAIENNNANVGGSILNRGDLGYVVRGIGLIENLDDLGHIVVSTTSGVPVFLNDIGSLKYGNLERKGILGYTDRTRDYSESLEGVVLLLKHENPSKVLDGIHAAVDELNNETLPEGVRIHTFLDRTSLVDTTLNTVSHTLLMGMALVIIVLILFLGNWRGALLVSITIPVSLLIAFILMHLTDIPANLLSLGAIDFGIIVDGAIVMLETILKKREDHPGQYIEEKSIAQRVKEVGRPILFSTIVIITAYLPLFVFERVERKLFTPMAFTMSYAMIGALLVALLLIPGLAYAIYRKPRRIYKNKWLEKLKDKYTGAIVKLIEKPVNIIILSCLILITGIVLSGVVGKDFLPELDEGSIWLQVNLPPGISVEKSREMSDTLRARTMKYPEVTYIMVQAGRNDDGTDPFTPSHFEVSIGMKPYDEWPKGKTKQDLIHELEEEYKTLPGFRVGFSQPMIDGVMDKIAGAHSELVVKVYGEDFRETRRIAEEITRVLGTVKGAVDLDIDQEPPLPQLQIIMNRDAIARYGLNVSDVADLIEVAIGGKAIAQLYQGDRQYDITCKYKEAVRDTPEKIAGLMLTSSTGAEIPLSQVADVKLSVGESTITREMNRRHLTVKLNLRGRDLASFLKEAQEVINQKVQYDSSKYTVKWGGAFENQDRAYTRLSVILPLTLMCMFILLYATFGKFRQAGLVLSIVPLALFGGMLALNIRGMTLNVSSAVGFIAMFGLSIQNGIIMISQINSLRKGGMELRKSVVEGARQRFRPILMTSVTTVLGLFPASLATGIGSDVQRPLATVIVYGLMFSSLISMFVLPVFYYLIENNVLNKKKNDEKEYTL; encoded by the coding sequence ATGAAGAAGGATTTGATGCTTTCAATTATACAGAAAAGATGGGTGATGCTTTGCTTGTTCGTGATGATGTGCATTTTCGGATATTACTCATGGATGCAGCTTTCGATAGAAGCCTATCCGGACATTGCAGATGTTACATCGCAGGTAGTTACCCAAGTGCCGGGATTGGCTGCCGAAGAAGTGGAACAACAGATCACTATTCCTTTGGAACGCGCCATCAACGGTCTGCCCGGCATGCATGTCATGCGTAGTAAAAGTACGTTTGGACTTTCTATGATTACGATTGTATTTAAGGATGGGACGGAAGACTACTGGAGCCGTCAGCGGGTACAGGAAAGACTGAATGAAGTGGAGCTACCTTATGGTGCAGTTCCGGGACTCGATCCGTTGACGTCACCTGTGGGAGAGGTCTACCGTTATATTATAGAAAGTGACCAACATTCACTTCGTGAACTGACTGACCTTCAGAATTGGGTGATTATTCCCCGCATTAAAGAAGTTTCGGGAGTGGCGGATGTGACAAACTTCGGAGGTATTACCACCCAGTTCCAGGTAGAAATAGATCCGTATAAACTGGAACAATATCACTTGTCTCTTAGCCAGGTTATTGAGGCTATTGAAAATAATAATGCCAATGTGGGCGGAAGCATATTGAACAGGGGAGACTTGGGGTATGTGGTACGTGGTATCGGTTTGATTGAGAACTTGGACGATTTAGGCCACATTGTGGTTAGTACGACTTCCGGAGTTCCTGTTTTTTTGAATGATATCGGTTCTTTAAAATATGGAAATTTGGAGAGGAAAGGCATATTGGGATATACCGATCGCACTCGTGATTATTCGGAAAGTCTGGAGGGAGTCGTGCTTCTTCTGAAACACGAGAATCCGTCTAAGGTACTGGACGGCATTCATGCGGCAGTAGATGAATTGAATAATGAAACTTTGCCGGAAGGGGTGCGGATACATACTTTTCTGGATCGTACCAGTCTGGTAGACACCACCTTGAATACAGTTTCTCATACCTTGCTGATGGGAATGGCATTGGTGATTATTGTGCTTATCCTGTTTTTGGGTAATTGGCGTGGAGCATTGCTGGTTTCAATCACCATTCCGGTATCTTTGCTTATCGCCTTTATCCTGATGCATCTCACAGATATTCCCGCCAACCTTCTATCGCTTGGAGCTATTGATTTTGGGATCATTGTGGATGGTGCTATCGTTATGCTGGAAACGATTCTCAAGAAACGTGAGGATCATCCCGGACAATATATCGAAGAAAAAAGTATCGCGCAACGTGTCAAAGAAGTAGGGCGCCCGATCCTTTTTTCTACCATCGTCATAATTACAGCCTATTTACCGTTATTTGTTTTTGAACGTGTGGAACGTAAACTTTTCACTCCCATGGCATTTACAATGAGTTATGCTATGATTGGAGCTCTTTTAGTCGCCCTTCTGCTGATCCCGGGACTTGCTTATGCTATTTATCGTAAGCCGCGCAGGATTTATAAGAATAAATGGCTGGAAAAATTGAAGGATAAATATACCGGTGCGATAGTGAAACTCATAGAAAAACCAGTGAATATAATCATCCTTTCGTGCCTGATTCTGATAACAGGTATCGTGTTGAGCGGTGTTGTCGGGAAAGATTTTCTTCCTGAACTGGACGAGGGCTCTATTTGGTTGCAGGTGAATCTTCCTCCCGGTATTTCTGTTGAGAAGTCGAGAGAGATGTCCGACACACTTCGTGCCCGTACGATGAAATATCCCGAAGTTACTTATATCATGGTTCAGGCAGGAAGAAATGATGATGGCACAGATCCGTTCACCCCTTCGCATTTTGAGGTGTCTATTGGTATGAAACCATATGATGAATGGCCGAAAGGAAAAACCAAGCAGGATTTGATTCATGAATTGGAAGAAGAATATAAGACGCTGCCCGGTTTTAGAGTCGGATTCAGTCAACCGATGATAGACGGGGTGATGGATAAAATAGCCGGAGCACATAGCGAATTGGTTGTAAAAGTATATGGTGAGGATTTCCGGGAAACACGTCGTATCGCGGAAGAAATAACCCGGGTGTTGGGAACGGTGAAGGGGGCCGTTGATTTGGATATTGATCAGGAACCGCCCTTACCTCAACTGCAGATCATTATGAACCGGGATGCGATTGCCCGATACGGGTTGAATGTGTCTGATGTAGCTGATTTGATAGAGGTGGCAATCGGAGGTAAAGCTATTGCGCAACTTTATCAGGGAGACCGGCAGTATGATATCACCTGTAAATATAAAGAAGCAGTGCGGGATACACCCGAAAAGATAGCCGGACTGATGCTAACCTCTTCTACCGGAGCTGAAATACCTCTTTCACAGGTAGCCGATGTGAAATTGAGTGTCGGAGAAAGTACGATCACTCGCGAAATGAACAGACGTCATCTGACGGTAAAGTTGAATTTGCGTGGGCGCGATTTGGCCTCTTTTCTAAAAGAGGCTCAGGAAGTTATCAATCAGAAAGTACAGTATGATAGCAGCAAATACACAGTCAAGTGGGGAGGTGCCTTTGAAAATCAGGACAGAGCCTATACCCGTCTTTCTGTCATCCTTCCGTTGACACTGATGTGTATGTTTATTTTGCTTTATGCTACGTTCGGGAAGTTCCGGCAAGCCGGACTGGTATTGTCCATCGTGCCGTTGGCACTTTTCGGCGGGATGCTCGCGCTCAATATACGTGGTATGACCTTGAATGTATCGTCTGCTGTGGGTTTCATTGCTATGTTCGGGCTTTCCATCCAGAACGGAATTATTATGATATCCCAGATAAATAGTTTGCGCAAAGGAGGAATGGAACTTCGGAAGTCTGTTGTCGAAGGGGCACGCCAACGGTTCCGCCCCATCCTGATGACTTCCGTCACAACAGTGCTCGGACTATTTCCCGCTTCTCTGGCAACAGGGATTGGCAGTGATGTGCAACGTCCTTTGGCAACGGTCATTGTCTATGGATTGATGTTCTCATCACTCATCTCCATGTTTGTGCTTCCGGTTTTTTACTATCTGATTGAGAATAACGTTTTAAATAAAAAGAAGAATGATGAAAAAGAATATACACTTTAA
- a CDS encoding efflux RND transporter periplasmic adaptor subunit: MMKKKNLQMLLICGVLLVTACKSKSKEEPQSGYRMEGDTVHVTDCFLSEKIKITDVRLEPYSKEVITSGVVRPIPTRYACIASPFAGRVIKSYIQIGQLVDRGTPLFEISSPDFTTAQKEYFQALSSRELAKKDLQRKEDLIKNGVSSQKELEEAQNALLIADKEFENASAALVVYQVEHPENMTLGQPLVVRSPISGEIIENNIVTGQYLKDDTDPVAIVADLSEVWITAQVKEKDIRFINAGSSLDIEVSALPGMVIKGNIYHVEEAVDEDTRSIKVLSVCDNSKKQLKLGMYTTVHFRSTPIEQVQVSESALLQGEKGSYVYVQIAPGVFVRTSVEVEATKNGFAMISNGLHAGDKVISEGGYYLK, translated from the coding sequence ATGATGAAGAAGAAAAATTTGCAAATGCTTTTAATTTGCGGTGTATTGCTAGTTACCGCATGCAAGAGTAAATCAAAGGAAGAACCACAAAGTGGTTATCGTATGGAGGGGGACACCGTGCATGTTACAGATTGTTTTTTATCTGAAAAGATAAAAATAACCGATGTCAGGCTTGAGCCTTATTCCAAGGAGGTAATCACTTCCGGGGTGGTACGTCCTATTCCTACCCGCTATGCCTGTATTGCTTCACCTTTTGCGGGAAGAGTTATAAAGTCGTATATACAAATCGGGCAACTGGTGGACCGGGGAACCCCTTTGTTTGAAATCAGTTCACCGGACTTTACTACGGCGCAAAAAGAATATTTCCAGGCACTTTCGTCACGCGAGCTGGCAAAGAAGGATTTACAGCGCAAAGAAGACCTGATCAAGAATGGGGTTAGCTCGCAGAAAGAACTGGAAGAGGCACAGAATGCGTTGCTTATTGCCGACAAAGAGTTTGAAAATGCTTCTGCTGCGTTGGTAGTATATCAGGTAGAGCATCCGGAGAATATGACATTGGGGCAACCTCTTGTGGTTCGTTCACCTATTTCGGGAGAAATTATAGAGAATAATATTGTGACCGGACAATACCTGAAAGATGATACTGATCCTGTTGCGATAGTGGCGGATTTGTCGGAGGTATGGATTACCGCTCAAGTGAAGGAAAAAGACATTCGATTTATCAATGCAGGCAGTAGTTTGGATATAGAAGTGTCGGCATTGCCAGGCATGGTGATTAAAGGAAATATTTATCATGTAGAAGAGGCGGTTGACGAAGATACAAGGTCTATAAAAGTACTTTCAGTTTGTGATAATTCGAAAAAACAGTTGAAATTGGGTATGTATACTACTGTCCATTTTCGTAGTACTCCTATTGAACAGGTTCAGGTTTCGGAGAGCGCATTATTACAGGGAGAGAAAGGCAGTTACGTGTATGTGCAGATTGCTCCGGGTGTCTTTGTCAGGACATCGGTAGAAGTAGAAGCAACCAAAAACGGATTTGCCATGATAAGTAATGGATTGCACGCGGGAGACAAAGTCATCAGTGAAGGGGGATATTATTTAAAATAA
- the istB gene encoding IS21-like element helper ATPase IstB, with amino-acid sequence MDYLSENEMITGYARELKINVLQNELEDFITLATQENWGCRTLIARILEKEMEIRIEKRRKQRVRIAGFPQMKYLQELVRDDLPKDAQMAIPELETLEFIKEGRNVVLYGNPGTGKTHIATALGIKACMEGYSVFFTSVPHLLTQIRECRSQKSLRQLELRFEKYDMVICDEFGYVSCDKEGGELLFNHLSLRAGKKATIITTNLSFDRWGEIVKDKVLVAAMVDRLTHKAHLINMSGQSYRVKETQNMRKNVPGK; translated from the coding sequence ATGGACTACTTGTCAGAAAATGAAATGATTACAGGATATGCCAGGGAACTTAAAATTAATGTCCTACAGAATGAACTGGAGGATTTTATAACATTGGCAACACAGGAGAACTGGGGATGCAGGACGTTGATCGCCCGTATTCTGGAAAAAGAAATGGAAATAAGGATAGAGAAACGAAGAAAACAAAGGGTAAGAATAGCCGGATTCCCACAAATGAAATACCTCCAGGAACTCGTAAGAGACGATTTACCTAAGGATGCACAGATGGCCATACCCGAACTTGAAACTCTCGAGTTCATTAAAGAAGGAAGAAATGTGGTTCTATATGGGAATCCGGGAACAGGAAAAACACATATAGCCACAGCCTTAGGTATTAAGGCCTGTATGGAGGGATATAGTGTCTTTTTTACATCGGTGCCACATCTGCTCACACAAATAAGGGAATGCAGGTCACAGAAAAGTCTCAGACAATTGGAACTTAGGTTTGAAAAATATGATATGGTCATTTGTGATGAGTTTGGGTATGTAAGTTGTGATAAAGAAGGAGGAGAACTTCTGTTTAATCATCTATCACTCAGAGCAGGGAAGAAAGCAACGATCATTACAACAAATCTATCATTTGACAGATGGGGCGAAATCGTGAAAGATAAAGTACTAGTGGCAGCAATGGTAGACAGACTAACACATAAGGCACACCTGATAAACATGAGCGGACAATCGTATAGAGTTAAAGAAACCCAAAATATGAGGAAAAATGTACCGGGGAAATAA
- the istA gene encoding IS21 family transposase, whose protein sequence is MVDKQTIIHLYRSREYSKRAIARELDISRKTVHKVIQEYESSLSTDTPSSSLETILTTAPRYDSSKRGRRVITGQIQSIIDDCLAKNASKRASGLKKQCMLKKDIHNLLVCQGFTVSYPSVCKYITGLDTQKSRKREEAFIRQYYIPGENCEFDWGEVKLCIRGKLQRFFLAVFTFSHSNGRYAYLFRHQNTLAFMESHRNFFRQVKGVPYVMVYDNMRVAVKSFVGTDKTPTEALSRMCTFYQFDFRFCNARAGWEKGHVERSVEYVRRKAFCVRMSFDSVEEAGKHLQDACNVLNTQVGSISTQDKEKSLAADLAALQPHMNEMGCFQVDDYKVDKWSTICMKNIHYSVPDTLVGKIVSVKMYSEKVVIFHGQVKVATHERVYGVADWKIQLEHYARTLLRKPGAVQGSLALMQMPPKIQELFKRHFQDNGREFVLLIQYAGENGFTDKDIIRSYEALRQRGVHKVSADQIKAFMHANNEPQDGNRENIPVAEHQQQSRQIEDAAIGILSDLTRMMESTQTLTQIDSLN, encoded by the coding sequence ATGGTGGATAAACAAACCATAATTCATTTGTATAGAAGTCGGGAGTATAGCAAACGTGCCATTGCCCGTGAACTGGACATCAGCCGTAAAACGGTTCATAAGGTAATTCAGGAATATGAGAGTTCCTTGTCTACTGATACTCCTTCATCCAGCTTGGAGACAATTTTGACTACTGCTCCCCGGTATGATAGCTCCAAACGTGGTCGTAGAGTAATCACCGGGCAGATACAATCCATTATAGATGATTGTCTGGCTAAGAACGCCAGTAAACGAGCCAGCGGTCTTAAGAAGCAATGTATGCTAAAGAAGGACATTCATAACCTTCTTGTCTGTCAAGGCTTCACAGTCAGTTATCCGAGCGTATGTAAGTATATTACAGGGCTTGATACACAAAAGTCCCGCAAGCGTGAAGAGGCCTTTATCCGGCAGTATTATATTCCGGGAGAGAACTGCGAGTTCGATTGGGGTGAGGTAAAACTCTGCATCCGTGGCAAGCTCCAGCGTTTCTTTCTGGCAGTGTTTACTTTTAGCCACAGCAACGGGCGTTATGCCTATCTGTTCCGTCATCAGAATACGTTGGCCTTTATGGAGTCGCACCGCAACTTCTTCCGCCAGGTAAAGGGAGTCCCCTATGTCATGGTATACGACAATATGCGTGTGGCGGTCAAGAGCTTCGTAGGAACAGACAAGACTCCCACGGAGGCACTAAGCCGTATGTGCACCTTTTACCAGTTTGACTTCCGCTTTTGTAACGCACGTGCCGGATGGGAAAAAGGACATGTGGAACGTAGTGTGGAGTATGTCAGGCGCAAGGCGTTCTGTGTCCGGATGTCATTTGACTCGGTGGAAGAAGCCGGCAAGCACCTGCAAGACGCATGTAATGTACTCAACACCCAAGTCGGGAGCATCTCAACCCAAGACAAGGAAAAATCCCTTGCAGCCGATCTGGCGGCCTTACAGCCACACATGAACGAGATGGGGTGCTTTCAGGTGGATGATTACAAAGTAGACAAATGGTCTACTATCTGTATGAAAAATATTCATTACTCGGTTCCCGACACATTAGTGGGCAAAATCGTCTCGGTCAAGATGTACAGTGAGAAGGTTGTTATCTTCCACGGACAGGTGAAGGTGGCAACACATGAACGGGTATATGGTGTGGCAGATTGGAAAATACAGTTGGAGCATTATGCGCGTACCCTGCTTCGCAAGCCGGGAGCTGTACAAGGTTCGTTGGCACTCATGCAGATGCCGCCTAAGATACAGGAACTCTTCAAAAGACATTTTCAGGACAACGGAAGAGAATTTGTCCTGTTGATACAATATGCTGGTGAAAACGGATTTACAGACAAGGATATTATCCGCTCATATGAGGCTTTGAGACAGCGTGGAGTGCATAAGGTGTCGGCAGACCAGATCAAAGCCTTTATGCATGCAAATAATGAGCCACAGGATGGAAACAGAGAAAATATACCCGTTGCAGAGCACCAGCAGCAATCACGGCAGATAGAGGATGCCGCAATCGGTATACTCTCAGATCTGACACGGATGATGGAGAGCACGCAAACTTTGACTCAAATAGATTCTTTAAACTAA